The proteins below are encoded in one region of Methylobacillus flagellatus KT:
- a CDS encoding SulP family inorganic anion transporter yields MTTQTNTVEVKAGSFSRDFFASIVVFLVAVPLCLGIAIASGLPPTAGIITGIIGGLVVGSISGSPLTVSGPAAGLVVIVADIVAEFGLAIYGVIVLAAGLVQILAGVFKLGVWFRAISPAVIHGMLGGIGILIIGSQFHIMLDRDPLSSGIANLIDIPNGLLETFESHGGNIYAAITGIITIVAIVLWTRFAPAKLKLIPGALIGVVLAVIVANLFNFDIKYLTDLFDGPTDLQNILGTIITPTMSTIEASMTTGVLLAVVSLAFIASAESLLSCAAVDQMHQGVRTKYDRELMAQGVGNAICGFLSALPMTGVIVRSSANVEAGATSRVSTILHGLWLLLFISVFLFTLEYIPVATLAGVLVYTGYKLAYPKVAKELLSYGKAELAIYIITIVTIVSFNLLAGVVTGLVLSIAKLLYVFSHVSIKAEHQPDSKQTTLHLKGSATQLGIPKLVSVLDHLEPGREIHVLFDDLEYIDHACIQLLDGWQKQYQMTGGKVIIEWDSLIGKYHARETAIAEGN; encoded by the coding sequence ATGACAACTCAAACCAATACGGTTGAAGTAAAAGCAGGTAGTTTCAGCAGAGATTTCTTTGCTTCCATTGTGGTATTTCTGGTGGCAGTGCCATTGTGTCTTGGCATTGCCATTGCATCCGGCCTGCCGCCAACCGCCGGGATTATTACAGGGATCATCGGTGGATTGGTTGTTGGCTCGATTTCCGGATCGCCGCTGACCGTCAGCGGTCCGGCCGCTGGCCTGGTCGTCATCGTTGCAGACATCGTCGCCGAGTTCGGCCTGGCCATTTACGGTGTGATCGTATTGGCTGCAGGCCTGGTACAGATTCTTGCTGGCGTATTCAAGCTGGGGGTTTGGTTCCGCGCCATTTCGCCTGCAGTCATCCATGGCATGCTGGGCGGTATTGGTATATTGATTATCGGTTCCCAGTTCCACATCATGTTAGACCGTGATCCCCTGTCAAGCGGTATCGCAAACTTGATCGACATTCCCAACGGCCTGTTGGAAACGTTCGAGTCGCATGGCGGCAACATATATGCTGCCATTACCGGCATCATCACCATTGTGGCCATTGTCCTCTGGACCCGCTTTGCTCCCGCAAAACTGAAGCTGATCCCAGGGGCATTGATCGGCGTTGTCTTGGCGGTCATCGTAGCCAACCTGTTCAATTTCGATATCAAATACCTCACCGACCTGTTTGATGGCCCTACTGACCTGCAAAACATCTTGGGCACGATCATCACCCCGACCATGAGCACGATCGAGGCATCCATGACCACTGGCGTATTGCTCGCGGTCGTTTCGTTGGCATTCATCGCCAGCGCGGAGTCTTTGTTGTCTTGTGCGGCGGTTGACCAGATGCACCAGGGAGTCCGCACCAAGTACGACCGCGAGCTCATGGCGCAGGGCGTAGGCAATGCCATTTGCGGTTTCCTGAGTGCCCTACCGATGACAGGGGTAATCGTGCGCTCCAGCGCCAATGTGGAAGCAGGCGCGACCAGTCGTGTATCCACCATCCTGCACGGCTTGTGGCTACTGCTGTTCATCAGTGTTTTCCTGTTCACGCTGGAATACATTCCCGTTGCCACCCTGGCAGGTGTGCTGGTCTACACCGGTTACAAGCTGGCTTATCCCAAGGTAGCCAAGGAATTGCTCTCTTACGGCAAGGCCGAGCTTGCCATCTACATCATCACCATTGTGACGATCGTCAGCTTCAACCTGTTGGCAGGCGTCGTCACCGGCCTGGTATTGTCGATTGCAAAGCTGTTGTACGTGTTCTCCCATGTTTCCATCAAGGCGGAGCATCAACCCGACAGCAAGCAAACCACGCTGCACCTGAAAGGCTCCGCCACGCAACTGGGTATTCCCAAGCTGGTTTCCGTATTGGATCATCTGGAACCGGGACGCGAAATCCATGTGCTGTTTGATGACCTGGAATATATTGACCATGCCTGCATCCAATTGCTGGATGGCTGGCAAAAGCAATACCAGATGACAGGCGGCAAAGTCATCATCGAATGGGACAGCCTGATTGGCAAATACCATGCCAGAGAGACCGCCATTGCCGAAGGCAATTGA
- a CDS encoding porin, which produces MTTGKMARKTLATALMLASAMAMADAQVLELYVDSNTKQIFSEPGPNRVKIGTFRSVDNPADTKQENTASIDLVEMRQELELRQRELEEKLDKIAMAPAPKPAKKNWAETMKVRGYMQIRSNPIIGGDKDISHQADRSIGDNNNFLIRRMRLIFFGDIGERLSYYIQPDFASRTGDGTGNIAQLRDAYGDIYLTKDRVHRLRVGQSKIPYSFENLQSSQNRIALDRNDALNSCCKDERDLGVFYYYTPEDKQEMFKYLVDSGLKGSGNYGVFAFGAYNGTGANRAENNDNLHLVSRFTYPVKFENGQIFEAGIQGIYGTFKPSRSGTVVADSKTDGFKDQRVGVHAVLYPQPFGLQAEWNWGKGPSLNDAGTMIEETSLNGGYIQAMYRITDFFGYGVMLPFVKWQYYDGAQKFESNAPQNHVNDWEAGFEWQPVPEIEFTAYYSKLDRNNLATAPYSKYNTDILRFQLQYNF; this is translated from the coding sequence ATGACAACTGGGAAGATGGCCCGCAAAACCTTGGCGACAGCGCTCATGCTGGCATCTGCCATGGCAATGGCTGATGCGCAGGTGCTGGAGCTGTATGTGGATTCCAATACCAAACAGATTTTCTCCGAGCCCGGGCCTAACCGGGTAAAAATAGGAACCTTTAGGTCAGTCGACAATCCGGCTGACACCAAGCAGGAGAATACCGCTAGTATCGATCTGGTCGAAATGAGACAGGAGCTCGAGCTAAGGCAAAGGGAGCTGGAGGAAAAACTCGACAAGATTGCCATGGCGCCTGCGCCCAAGCCAGCCAAGAAAAACTGGGCCGAGACCATGAAGGTGCGTGGCTATATGCAGATACGCAGCAATCCTATCATTGGTGGCGACAAGGATATTAGTCACCAGGCGGACCGTTCGATAGGTGACAACAACAATTTCCTTATCCGCCGTATGCGGCTGATTTTTTTTGGGGATATTGGCGAGCGGCTGTCCTATTATATCCAGCCGGATTTCGCGAGCCGGACTGGCGACGGAACAGGGAATATTGCCCAATTGCGCGATGCTTATGGAGATATTTACCTGACCAAGGACAGGGTGCATCGCCTGCGGGTTGGTCAGTCCAAGATTCCATACAGCTTCGAGAACCTGCAGTCCAGCCAGAACCGTATCGCGCTGGACCGGAACGACGCCTTGAACAGTTGCTGTAAGGATGAGCGTGACCTAGGTGTGTTTTATTATTATACGCCAGAGGACAAGCAGGAAATGTTCAAGTACCTGGTGGACAGTGGCTTGAAGGGCTCAGGCAACTATGGTGTGTTTGCTTTCGGCGCATACAATGGCACCGGTGCCAACCGAGCCGAGAACAACGACAACCTGCACCTGGTTTCGCGCTTTACTTACCCTGTCAAGTTCGAGAACGGGCAGATTTTCGAGGCAGGTATCCAGGGGATTTATGGTACCTTCAAGCCGAGTAGAAGCGGCACGGTGGTGGCTGATTCCAAGACAGACGGATTCAAGGACCAGCGCGTAGGTGTGCATGCTGTGTTGTATCCGCAGCCATTCGGCCTGCAGGCGGAGTGGAACTGGGGTAAGGGGCCGTCATTGAATGATGCTGGCACGATGATTGAAGAAACGTCCCTCAATGGTGGCTACATCCAGGCCATGTACCGTATCACGGATTTCTTCGGTTATGGCGTGATGTTGCCGTTCGTGAAGTGGCAATATTATGATGGTGCGCAGAAATTTGAGTCCAACGCGCCGCAGAACCATGTCAATGACTGGGAGGCTGGCTTCGAGTGGCAGCCAGTACCGGAGATCGAGTTTACGGCTTACTATTCCAAGCTGGATCGCAACAATCTGGCGACCGCGCCGTATTCTAAGTACAACACCGATATATTGCGTTTCCAGCTGCAATACAATTTCTAA
- a CDS encoding carbonic anhydrase — MYKHPLQDRDRMSPQEALAILLEGNERFTQNISAHRDLLNVVNIIKDKQHPFAAILSCSDSRTSTELIFDQSLGDLFSVRLAGNIASRKAIGSLEYSCKYLGSKLIVVLGHTNCGAVSAACDGFSGGHIGEITKMIFPAVEAEKETKENRSSSNKAFVSHVCKLNVKTQIDNIWNSSEILRDLLNQGKIGIVGGIYDLATAKVSFPEAYQIFSADHPLVQN, encoded by the coding sequence ATGTATAAACATCCACTACAAGACCGCGATAGAATGTCGCCACAAGAAGCCTTGGCCATCCTGCTGGAAGGCAATGAACGCTTCACTCAGAATATTTCAGCCCATCGTGACTTGTTGAATGTAGTGAACATTATCAAGGACAAGCAGCATCCTTTTGCCGCCATCCTCAGTTGCAGCGACTCACGCACATCCACCGAACTCATCTTCGATCAAAGTCTCGGCGATCTCTTCAGTGTCAGGCTGGCAGGCAACATCGCCTCGCGCAAAGCGATTGGCAGCTTGGAGTATTCGTGCAAATACCTTGGCAGCAAGCTCATCGTGGTGCTTGGCCATACCAATTGCGGCGCAGTGAGTGCAGCCTGCGACGGTTTCTCGGGTGGCCATATTGGGGAAATCACTAAAATGATTTTCCCTGCGGTAGAAGCTGAAAAGGAGACAAAAGAGAACCGCTCCTCGTCCAACAAGGCTTTTGTGAGCCATGTATGCAAACTCAACGTCAAGACCCAGATCGACAATATCTGGAATTCCAGCGAAATCCTGCGGGATTTATTGAATCAAGGAAAAATCGGCATTGTAGGCGGCATCTATGACCTGGCCACTGCCAAGGTGAGCTTTCCAGAGGCCTACCAGATATTCAGCGCTGACCATCCCTTGGTGCAGAACTAG
- a CDS encoding bifunctional diguanylate cyclase/phosphodiesterase has product MYISSHQPGQKARPLRYLLISSAMALGYFLLGHSAIQLGTPTTFSTFIWPPAGFALAVLILAGARMLPGLLLGAVATQYTAGLVFPASFLIGCGNVASAALGYYLLKRFIRFEPEMTRLRDLMGMVLVGAVISPLLSATSGALGLRLFGVVPDSDLHVTWLQWWMGDALGIILLTPAILACFHYEPIRWTRAKLLEAVSLASMLLGLCFLAFNDLLSQAGELEAKAFLVFPLVIWAVLSFHQRGAAAASLLIVMTALWGGGGYHGFFSMEISNAALFNYWMFALVTVSIGVGLSGLHVGRLQADERLRQQLGLYNALSNAQSDAGEGVMVIEDGKIIYANEAVRKIGGYDARDISMGSSFLSLIHPSDRERVAQHYKQRIRGEYTPSRYEALAISKLGKPIPIEVAAANYRDGSERIVVLIIDISSRKQAEEALLQSRAEYRKLVESVKAVVWRATPEAAFTFVSQEAESLLGYPVREWTSNTSFWVDKLHPDDRPWVVDFCARETRQLKDHVLEYRMRAADGRTVWLQDIVRVIPDRFGKPQELFGVMLDITDRKAAEESLNLSKQVFDNTSEAILIADRDRNILEVNQAYLDMTGYGREDCVGTYLALLDEPAGGGQLIGNLVQQHGKWMGELLAQKRSGEYYPAWVSISTVHDNHGSLQNYVVVLTDISQRKQAEERLQFLATHDGLTGLPNRTLLQERMELAVLRAQRYQQCVGVLFIDLDRFKIINDTLGHQAGDVLLQEVAGRLGECLRQTDTIARQGGDEFVVLVEDFIEQQYLVNVARKIMHALAQPFILMQQELYISASIGISVYPDDGVDISSLLKNADMAMYRAKDDGKNTFHFYSADGNANSVSRLTLENSLRRALERNEFSLLYQAKLDLAEQNIIGAEALIRWHSAELGMVSPQDFIPVAEETGMIIEIGEWVLQQACRDACHWQEVAGRPIRVGVNISARQFREDSLYQAISNALEESGLTPNCLELEITESMIMQNAERASQMLQHFRNLGSYVLIDDFGTGYSSLGYLKHFPIDSLKIDRSFVRDIPQDSDDMAITQAIIAMAHSLKINVVAEGVETQAQLEFLRGQGCDQLQGYIFSRPLVVEDFVGLLRFDTARRAGRTYAAGLQLRESQLAAETG; this is encoded by the coding sequence ATGTATATATCAAGTCATCAGCCTGGGCAGAAAGCCAGGCCACTGCGATATTTGCTGATTTCGTCGGCGATGGCCCTCGGGTATTTCCTGCTTGGCCATAGCGCGATTCAACTCGGGACGCCCACCACCTTTTCCACTTTCATCTGGCCCCCTGCGGGTTTTGCGTTGGCGGTATTGATACTGGCAGGTGCGCGAATGCTGCCAGGCCTGTTGCTTGGCGCGGTGGCGACGCAATATACCGCTGGATTGGTATTTCCCGCATCTTTCTTGATTGGTTGTGGCAATGTTGCCAGCGCAGCCTTGGGATATTACCTTCTTAAGCGGTTCATCCGGTTCGAACCCGAAATGACGCGGTTGCGTGATCTCATGGGGATGGTGCTGGTAGGAGCCGTCATCAGCCCATTGCTCAGTGCCACTTCAGGCGCGCTGGGGCTGAGGTTGTTCGGTGTCGTGCCTGATTCGGATCTGCACGTGACTTGGTTGCAATGGTGGATGGGCGACGCCCTCGGCATCATTCTGCTAACGCCTGCTATCCTGGCCTGCTTCCATTACGAACCCATCCGCTGGACCCGGGCCAAGCTGCTCGAAGCCGTCTCCCTGGCCAGCATGTTGCTGGGTTTGTGCTTCCTGGCGTTCAACGATCTCTTGTCCCAGGCTGGTGAGCTGGAAGCCAAGGCATTCCTGGTCTTTCCATTGGTCATCTGGGCAGTATTGAGTTTTCATCAGCGAGGGGCCGCAGCAGCTTCTTTACTGATCGTGATGACGGCTTTGTGGGGCGGTGGCGGATATCATGGTTTCTTCAGCATGGAAATCAGCAATGCCGCGCTGTTCAATTATTGGATGTTTGCCCTGGTGACGGTATCCATAGGAGTAGGGCTATCGGGACTCCATGTAGGGCGCTTGCAGGCGGATGAGCGGCTACGACAGCAACTGGGGCTTTATAACGCGCTGAGCAACGCCCAGTCCGATGCTGGCGAAGGGGTGATGGTGATTGAGGACGGCAAGATCATCTATGCCAATGAGGCGGTGCGGAAAATAGGCGGATATGATGCCAGGGATATTTCCATGGGCTCAAGCTTTCTCAGCCTGATCCATCCTAGCGACCGCGAGCGGGTAGCGCAGCATTACAAGCAGCGCATCCGGGGGGAATATACGCCAAGCCGGTACGAAGCGCTTGCCATCAGCAAGCTAGGCAAACCTATCCCGATTGAGGTGGCTGCAGCCAATTACCGTGACGGCAGTGAGCGTATCGTGGTGCTGATCATCGATATCAGCAGCCGCAAGCAAGCAGAAGAGGCCTTGCTGCAAAGCCGTGCGGAGTACCGCAAGCTGGTGGAGTCCGTGAAAGCCGTAGTATGGCGGGCGACGCCCGAGGCGGCATTTACTTTTGTCAGCCAGGAGGCTGAAAGTCTGCTTGGGTATCCAGTCCGAGAGTGGACTAGCAATACCAGTTTCTGGGTGGATAAGCTGCATCCGGATGACCGCCCATGGGTCGTGGATTTCTGCGCTCGGGAAACTCGGCAGCTCAAGGATCATGTGCTCGAATACAGGATGCGGGCCGCGGATGGTCGTACGGTTTGGCTTCAGGACATTGTGCGCGTCATCCCGGACAGATTCGGCAAGCCGCAGGAGTTGTTTGGTGTGATGCTGGATATTACGGATCGCAAGGCGGCAGAGGAAAGCCTGAACCTCTCCAAACAGGTGTTTGACAATACGAGCGAAGCGATTTTGATAGCAGATCGTGACCGCAACATTCTCGAAGTCAACCAAGCCTATCTCGATATGACGGGCTATGGACGGGAGGACTGTGTCGGTACGTATTTGGCGTTGCTGGATGAGCCTGCGGGTGGCGGGCAACTGATAGGGAATCTGGTGCAGCAGCATGGAAAATGGATGGGTGAGCTACTCGCCCAAAAGAGGAGTGGTGAATACTATCCGGCATGGGTGTCCATCAGTACCGTGCATGATAATCATGGTAGCTTGCAGAATTATGTCGTGGTCTTGACCGATATCAGCCAGCGCAAGCAGGCCGAGGAGAGACTGCAGTTTCTCGCCACTCATGACGGTCTGACTGGCCTGCCCAATCGTACGCTGTTGCAAGAGCGCATGGAGTTGGCCGTATTGCGGGCACAACGCTATCAACAATGCGTTGGTGTGTTATTCATCGACCTTGACCGATTCAAGATCATCAACGATACCTTGGGTCACCAGGCCGGTGATGTGCTGCTGCAGGAAGTGGCTGGCAGGCTGGGGGAATGTTTGCGGCAAACGGATACCATCGCCCGCCAGGGCGGGGACGAGTTCGTGGTGCTGGTCGAGGATTTCATTGAGCAGCAATACCTGGTGAACGTGGCGCGCAAGATCATGCATGCGTTAGCACAGCCTTTCATTCTCATGCAACAGGAGTTGTATATTAGTGCGAGCATCGGCATTAGCGTCTATCCCGATGACGGTGTAGATATCTCTTCTTTGCTCAAGAATGCGGATATGGCCATGTATCGTGCCAAGGATGATGGCAAGAATACCTTCCATTTTTATTCGGCGGATGGCAATGCCAACAGTGTCAGCCGGCTGACACTGGAAAATAGCTTGCGGCGCGCGCTGGAGCGGAATGAATTCAGTTTGCTTTACCAGGCCAAGCTGGATCTGGCTGAGCAGAACATCATTGGCGCAGAGGCCTTGATCCGGTGGCACAGTGCCGAGCTTGGCATGGTGTCGCCTCAGGATTTCATTCCGGTGGCTGAGGAAACAGGTATGATTATCGAGATTGGCGAATGGGTTCTGCAGCAAGCATGTCGCGACGCCTGTCATTGGCAGGAAGTCGCAGGCCGACCAATCAGAGTGGGGGTGAACATATCTGCCCGGCAGTTCCGCGAAGACAGCTTATACCAGGCGATCAGCAATGCATTGGAAGAAAGTGGCCTGACGCCGAATTGCCTGGAACTGGAGATCACGGAGAGCATGATTATGCAGAATGCAGAGCGTGCCAGCCAGATGCTGCAGCATTTCCGTAATCTGGGCAGTTACGTATTAATTGATGATTTCGGTACCGGATATTCCTCACTCGGTTACCTCAAGCATTTCCCGATAGACTCCTTGAAGATTGACCGATCCTTTGTGCGAGACATTCCGCAGGATAGCGACGATATGGCCATCACGCAGGCAATTATCGCCATGGCGCACAGTCTCAAGATCAATGTAGTGGCCGAGGGTGTAGAAACCCAGGCTCAGCTTGAGTTCCTGCGAGGGCAAGGCTGCGACCAGCTGCAGGGGTATATCTTCAGTCGACCGCTTGTCGTGGAGGACTTTGTCGGCTTGCTGCGTTTTGATACAGCCCGACGCGCAGGGCGGACCTATGCGGCTGGGCTTCAGCTGAGGGAATCTCAGCTGGCGGCAGAAACCGGCTAG
- the fdx gene encoding ISC system 2Fe-2S type ferredoxin — MAKITVLPHPEYCPEGKTFEAQPDRSICHNLHKQGVDIDSACGGVCACTTCHVYIQKGYDSLSEPEEIEEDMLDQAWGLRPNSRLSCQAIVGVEDIVVEIPIYSLNLAKEPPH; from the coding sequence ATGGCAAAAATCACGGTTCTCCCTCATCCAGAATATTGTCCCGAGGGCAAGACATTCGAAGCGCAGCCTGACAGATCGATCTGCCACAACCTGCACAAGCAGGGTGTAGACATCGACAGCGCATGTGGCGGCGTCTGTGCATGCACCACCTGTCACGTCTATATCCAGAAAGGCTATGACTCGCTATCCGAGCCTGAAGAAATAGAGGAGGATATGTTGGATCAGGCGTGGGGATTGCGGCCTAATTCCCGTCTTTCATGCCAAGCCATTGTCGGGGTTGAGGATATCGTCGTGGAAATACCAATCTACTCTCTCAACCTGGCCAAGGAACCCCCTCACTAG